Proteins encoded in a region of the Triticum dicoccoides isolate Atlit2015 ecotype Zavitan chromosome 3A, WEW_v2.0, whole genome shotgun sequence genome:
- the LOC119266680 gene encoding beta-1,2-xylosyltransferase XYXT1-like has translation MGTKGKGGESQQQPQAKSYTATTPPAFLSPSLFYLHVKLSTVDEETRGGGREEEESSTASPASCAVTEQVAGRTRGLPVVYTPRCRPGGTEEREMGAGEGKHGKGLVRSWAQRYLNLGFVAGFLLVLLAYIVVTQQFVITSPEAVPTMTPHRKQAISAPGAGETGTPEARVEEKAETKPVDASSGDETLNEEEQQQQQQQQPQPDAEPEWKKPEDTVATEQEPPKRDDTAAEPLDNGKVVCTTEGPFSDTCDVFGDVRTNGTAHTVTLVPATQTESREWKIQPYARRTMSGISEVTVTQLDSTSAEYPAPACTVTHNIPGIVFALGGLTGNYFHDFSDALVPLFIASRRYGGEVQLLASNIQPWWLGKYEAVVRRLSKYDVVDLDHDDQIRCFPSVTVGLRMHKEFDIVPELVPGGTPLSMVDFTAFLRETYSLPRVAPVSLMKGISPPEDQEKRKPRLMLLHRGHYRKFVNVPEIVKAAENAGFEVAIADPRFDVQVEELARSVNSFDVLLGVHGAGLTNAVFMPTGAVVIQVVPYGNLERMAKVDFGDPVADMGLRYLEYSITAEESTLLEMLGPDHPVIKDPESVHRSGWDKVAEYYLGKQDVRVDVERFAPTLALAIEHLRQK, from the exons ATGGGTACAAAAGGGAAGGGAGGAGAAAGCCAGCAGCAGCCTCAAGCCAAGTCCTACACCGCAACTACGCCTCCCGCCTTTCTGTCCCCGTCTCTCTTCTATCTTCATGTAAAGTTGTCTACCGTCGACGAAGAAACAAGGggcggaggaagagaagaagaagaaagctcAACCGCGTCGCCGGCCTCGTGCGCGGTGACGGAACAGGTCGCCGGTCGCACGAGAGGATTGCCTGTTGTGTACACGCCGAGGTGCCGGCCAGGAGGGACAGAGGAAAGGGAGATGGGCGCCGGCGAGGGGAAGCATGGGAAGGGGCTGGTGAGGAGCTGGGCGCAGAGGTACCTCAACCTCGGCTTCGTCGCCGGCTTCCTGCTCGTGCTCCTCGCCTACATCGTCGTCACCCAGCAGTTCGTCATCACCTCACCGGAAG CTGTGCCCACGATGACGCCGCACCGGAAGCAGGCGATCAGCGCTCCCGGCGCCGGCGAAACAG GGACGCCGGAGGCTCGAGTAGAGGAGAAGGCGGAGACGAAACCTGTGGACGCTTCTTCCGGTGATGAAACTCTAAATGAGGAggagcagcaacaacagcaacagcaacagccacAGCCGG ATGCGGAGCCGGAATGGAAGAAGCCGGAAGACACGGTGGCGACGGAGCAAGAGCCCCCCAAAAGAGACGACACCGCTGCCGAACCGCTCG ACAACGGCAAAGTGGTGTGCACCACGGAGGGCCCCTTCTCCGACACGTGCGACGTCTTCGGCGACGTCCGGACCAACGGCACGGCGCACACCGTCACCCTCGTCCCGGCGACCCAGACGGAGAGCCGGGAGTGGAAGATCCAGCCCTACGCCCGCCGCACCATGTCCGGCATCTCGGAGGTCACGGTGACGCAGCTCGACTCGACCTCGGCGGAGTACCCGGCGCCGGCGTGCACGGTGACGCACAACATACCGGGCATCGTGTTCGCGCTCGGCGGCCTCACGGGCAACTACTTCCACGACTTCAGCGACGCGCTGGTGCCGCTGTTCATCGCGTCGCGGCGGTACGGTGGTGAGGTCCAGCTCCTGGCCAGCAACATCCAACCGTGGTGGCTCGGCAAGTACGAGGCCGTGGTGAGACGGCTGTCCAAGTACGACGTCGTGGACCTCGACCATGACGATCAGATCCGGTGCTTCCCGAGCGTCACCGTCGGGCTCCGCATGCACAAGGAGTTCGACATCGTGCCGGAGCTGGTCCCCGGCGGCACACCCCTCTCCATGGTCGACTTCACCGCCTTCCTCCGCGAGACATACTCCCTGCCGCGCGTCGCGCCCGTCAGCTTGATGAAGGGCATCAGCCCGCCGGAGGACCAGGAGAAGAGGAAGCCGCGGCTGATGCTGCTCCACCGTGGCCACTACCGGAAGTTCGTGAACGTGCCGGAGATCGTGAAGGCGGCGGAGAATGCCGGGTTCGAGGTGGCCATAGCGGACCCGCGGTTCGACGTGCAGGTGGAGGAGCTGGCCCGGTCGGTGAACTCGTTCGACGTGCTGCTGGGCGTGCACGGCGCCGGGCTGACCAACGCAGTGTTCATGCCCACAGGGGCGGTGGTGATCCAGGTGGTGCCGTACGGCAATCTTGAGCGGATGGCGAAGGTGGACTTCGGCGACCCCGTGGCGGACATGGGGCTCCGGTACCTCGAGTACAGCATCACGGCGGAGGAGAGCACGCTGCTGGAGATGCTGGGGCCGGACCACCCCGTGATCAAGGACCCGGAGTCGGTGCACCGGAGCGGCTGGGACAAGGTCGCCGAGTACTACCTCGGCAAGCAGGACGTGCGCGTCGACGTGGAGCGCTTCGCGCCCACGCTCGCGTTGGCCATCGAACATCTCCGGCAGAAGTAG